One Pyrus communis chromosome 13, drPyrComm1.1, whole genome shotgun sequence genomic window carries:
- the LOC137713943 gene encoding late embryogenesis abundant protein At1g64065-like: MAWKQNDAESLQSADELKRQKRIKLAIYIGIFIVFQIIVITAMSLTVMKVKTPKLRLGNINVQELNSTPTTPSFDTKFTTQIRVKNTNFGPYKFDEGTVTFLYQGATVGQVSIPKSKAGMLSTKKFDVEVSLSSSALSSSNIGNELSSGVLTLNGAARLTGKVELMFIMKKKKASTMNCTIAFALSSKTLKSLQCK; this comes from the coding sequence ATGGCTTGGAAACAAAATGATGCGGAATCATTGCAGTCCGCTGACGAGCTGAAACGCCAGAAAAGAATCAAATTGGCCATATACATTGGTATTTTCATTGTGTTTCAGATTATAGTAATAACGGCAATGAGTCTTACTGTGATGAAAGTGAAGACCCCCAAGCTCAGGCTAGGCAACATCAACGTCCAAGAGCTCAACTCCACCCCAACAACACCTTCATTTGACACTAAATTCACAACCCAAATCAGAGTCAAGAACACAAATTTTGGTCCATACAAGTTTGATGAAGGCACTGTCACGTTTTTGTACCAAGGCGCAACTGTCGGGCAAGTTTCGATTCCAAAGAGCAAGGCAGGAATGCTTTCCACCAAAAAATTTGACGTCGAGGTGAGCTTGAGTTCAAGTGCTTTGAGCAGTTCTAATATTGGGAATGAACTGAGCAGTGGGGTGTTGACTCTCAACGGTGCGGCTAGGTTGACTGGCAAGGTTGAATTGATGTTtataatgaaaaagaagaaggcttCCACCATGAACTGCACCATTGCATTTGCTCTGTCATCGAAGACGCTCAAAAGTTTGCAATGCAAGTGA